The proteins below come from a single Danio aesculapii chromosome 25, fDanAes4.1, whole genome shotgun sequence genomic window:
- the znf277 gene encoding zinc finger protein 277, giving the protein MAAQMYNTNVTGKQDCILEPLCFPDNLSDRVCLTFSSDGRLMTCALCPDLFSASEKDQLLKHMVLEHKLVIADVKLIADFSQYMLYWKKRFTEQPITDYCSVIKTNSEGPVEQQEHYFLLCDALPEDRILREQLQQRRLEEVLEQQQKERDDETFHRICMFCSEEFTGNRSSLLNHMAKEHSFSIGLPDNIVYCDEFLNTLESKLDNMQCLYCEKTFRDKTTLKDHMRKKQHRRINARNHNYDRFYVINYLELGKTWEEVQSEDDREILEDEDDDWSDWQAHPVCAVCLFCDQQAETMDKIYTHMQETHEFDLHKLKMDLSLKFYQQVKLVNYIRRELHQCRCYCCQEKFESKEGLVQHLVTAGHVMQLLEVSHWDQPQYYFPTYENDALLTALSDSESESEGPNHSSEVPVIAEDISNLKVLRQTSVLSKLLKDRGATN; this is encoded by the exons ATGGCTGCTCAGATGTACAACACTAACGTGACAG GTAAACAGGACTGTATACTAGAGCCACTTTGTTTTCCTGACAACCTCAGCGATAGGGTTTGTCTCACCTTCTCCAGCGATGGACGTCTGATGACCTGCGCTCTGTGTCCTGATTTGTTTTCCGCTTCTGAAAAGGACCAACTTCTCAAGCACATGGTGTTGGAGCATAAACTGGTTATCGCTGATGTCAAACTCATCGCAGACTTTTCACA ATACATGCTGTACTGGAAGAAACGGTTTACAGAACAGCCCATCACAGACTATTGCAGTGTTATCAAGACCAATTCTGAAGGTCCTGTTG AACAACAAGAGCATTATTTTCTGTTATGTGATGCTCTGCCAGAGGACAGAATCCTGAGGGAGCAGCTTCAGCAGAGACGACTG gAGGAAGTTCTGGAACAGCAGCAGAAAGAGCGAGATGATGAAACGTTTCATCGCATATGTATGTTTTGCAGCGAGGAGTTTACTGGAAACAG GTCTTCATTGCTGAATCACATGGCTAAAGAACATTCTTTCAGCATCGGCCTGCCGGACAACATAGTCTACTGTGATGAATTTCTCAACACACTCGAGAGCAAACTGGACAA CATGCAGTGTCTGTACTGCGAGAAAACATTCAGAGACAAAACCACACTCAAAGATCACATGAGGAAAAAGCAGCATCGCCGAATAAATGCCAGAAACCACAACTACGATCGATTCTACGTCATCAACTACCTG GAATTGGGAAAGACGTGGGAGGAAGTGCAGTCTGAAGACGACCGAGAGATCCTTGAAGATGAAGATGA TGATTGGTCGGATTGGCAGGCTCATCCGGTGTGTGCCGTGTGTCTTTTTTGTGATCAGCAAGCAGAGACCATGGACaaaatttacacacacatgcag GAAACTCATGAATTTGATCTGCACAAACTCAAAATGGATTTAA GCCTCAAGTTTTACCAGCAGGTCAAACTAGTGAATTACATCCGTCGTGAGCTTCACCAGTGCCGCTGCTACTGCTGTCAGGAGAAGTTTGAAAGCAAAGAGGGACTAGTTCAACATCTGGTTACCGCTGGTCATGTGATGCAGTTACTGGAGGTCTCACACTGGGACCAACCGCA ataCTACTTTCCTACGTACGAGAATGACGCTCTTCTTACAGCTCTGTCGGACAGCGAGAGCGAATCAGAGGGTCCAAATCACAGCTCTGAAGTTCCTGTTATAGCTGAAGACATCTCAAACCTGAAGGTGTTAAGACAGACCAGTGTGCTTAGTAAACTTCTCAAAGATAGAGGAGCCACCAACTGA